A single genomic interval of Ramlibacter sp. harbors:
- a CDS encoding general secretion pathway protein GspK, giving the protein MRRHSFRQRGYVLALNIAVLAMLLVAAAFVGQSVSEAVALARQQRENQKDEVRLESVRSRALFLLTTASRSQKGLGDGTQTVVLDGRAYAAGDDILVSFQDVQGLVPLNGPSLTSPSTGRIERLLGTYGVDEAKATSLAEALLDYRDEDNLRRLNGAEDVEYSLAGVPAALRNRDLLDPFEVRRVLGWRDTSALWGEDPITSHLSVSRHMAFNPNVAGWRALVAAAGIDERTARELVEKRRSGEIADIAGLAFSGGVGDPFGSNAFVTLFPSASTIVTLRPHRAQWGYQFLVHHTPIEGTSPWRVETARRVHLGLPAKPYAQYPELPDLKALGGAAGSSPIKLIF; this is encoded by the coding sequence ATGAGACGCCATTCATTCCGGCAGCGGGGATACGTACTGGCGCTCAATATTGCGGTGCTTGCCATGCTTCTGGTTGCTGCAGCTTTCGTGGGCCAGAGCGTTTCCGAGGCGGTCGCGTTGGCGCGGCAGCAGAGGGAAAATCAGAAAGACGAGGTCCGACTCGAATCGGTACGGTCGCGGGCCCTGTTTCTGCTAACCACGGCCTCAAGGTCCCAGAAAGGACTCGGGGACGGAACGCAGACGGTCGTGCTCGACGGGCGAGCCTACGCCGCGGGGGACGATATTCTCGTTTCGTTCCAGGATGTCCAGGGGTTGGTGCCGCTCAATGGCCCCTCGCTGACCAGCCCAAGTACCGGAAGGATTGAACGCCTTTTGGGGACCTATGGCGTGGATGAAGCCAAGGCCACAAGCCTTGCCGAAGCCCTGCTTGACTATCGTGACGAGGACAACCTGCGTCGGCTCAATGGGGCTGAAGACGTCGAATACAGCCTCGCTGGTGTTCCTGCGGCGCTACGTAACAGGGACTTGCTTGATCCGTTCGAGGTTCGTCGCGTCTTGGGCTGGCGAGATACGTCGGCGTTGTGGGGGGAAGACCCCATTACCAGTCACTTGAGCGTTAGCCGTCACATGGCATTTAACCCCAATGTGGCGGGCTGGCGAGCCTTGGTGGCGGCAGCCGGGATTGATGAGAGGACTGCGCGGGAGCTGGTTGAGAAACGGCGGTCGGGCGAGATCGCTGACATCGCGGGATTGGCGTTTTCTGGTGGCGTAGGAGATCCGTTCGGCAGCAATGCGTTTGTGACGCTGTTCCCGAGCGCAAGCACCATAGTGACTTTGCGTCCCCATCGGGCACAATGGGGCTACCAGTTTCTGGTGCACCATACCCCGATTGAAGGCACCTCTCCGTGGCGAGTCGAGACCGCCCGGCGGGTCCACTTGGGACTTCCTGCCAAGCCATACGCACAATACCCGGAATTGCCTGATCTCAAGGCGCTGGGGGGGGCTGCTGGCTCCAGTCCAATAAAATTGATTTTTTGA
- a CDS encoding ABC transporter ATP-binding protein encodes MSPILVEDVGKKYTLFSHPAKRLAHSLTGGKFGRGKEFWALKDVSFEVKSGSTLGIIGANGSGKSTLLQLIAGTLKPTVGRTKVKGRVAALLELGAGFNPEFTGRENVQLSCALHGLTPDQVAKRLPSIEKFAEIGFFLEQPVKQYSSGMFVRLAFAVIAHVDAEILIVDEALAVGDAYFQQKCMRFLHDFMERGTVLFVSHDMASVKSLCTDVIWLQQGQIVEMGSPKTVGDAYLRSQYARTQRVDATPVPPTAETKTPPQELVAPIPVVADTRREVIQQEGLQNRIQIFHFSTRDPGFGAGQAQITSVEMLDAQERALVSIEGGEMVCLRIRAKALATIENPIFGFFLRNRLGLNVFGDNTYLVYHRCSRVCKADSVLEARFGFVMPFLPRGDYSVCVALATGSNENHVQQHWINEALMLKSMANDVHADVLGIPMHEISIEVAGE; translated from the coding sequence ATCTCGCCCATCCTCGTTGAGGACGTCGGGAAAAAATACACGCTCTTCAGTCATCCGGCAAAGAGACTGGCCCACTCGCTGACGGGAGGGAAATTCGGGCGCGGAAAGGAATTCTGGGCGCTCAAGGATGTATCGTTTGAAGTCAAAAGCGGCTCAACGCTTGGCATCATCGGAGCAAACGGATCGGGAAAGTCGACGTTGCTTCAACTCATTGCAGGGACGTTGAAACCGACGGTCGGCCGAACAAAAGTAAAGGGCCGGGTTGCGGCCTTGCTTGAGTTGGGTGCGGGATTCAATCCCGAATTCACTGGGCGGGAGAATGTTCAACTCAGTTGCGCCTTGCACGGGCTGACGCCCGACCAGGTCGCAAAGCGTCTTCCATCAATCGAGAAGTTTGCGGAGATAGGTTTTTTTCTTGAACAACCGGTCAAACAATATTCGAGCGGAATGTTTGTGCGGCTTGCTTTTGCAGTGATCGCTCACGTTGACGCTGAGATTCTCATTGTCGACGAAGCGCTTGCGGTTGGTGATGCTTACTTTCAGCAGAAATGCATGCGATTTCTGCATGACTTCATGGAACGCGGCACTGTGCTGTTTGTTTCTCACGATATGGCGAGTGTCAAGTCGCTCTGTACCGACGTCATCTGGCTGCAGCAAGGTCAAATTGTTGAGATGGGGTCACCGAAGACGGTCGGCGATGCCTATCTGAGGAGCCAATACGCCCGTACGCAACGTGTGGACGCTACTCCGGTTCCACCGACTGCAGAGACGAAAACCCCTCCTCAGGAATTAGTCGCTCCCATCCCCGTTGTTGCCGATACGCGAAGGGAGGTGATCCAACAGGAAGGCCTCCAGAACCGTATTCAGATATTCCATTTCAGTACAAGGGATCCGGGCTTTGGCGCGGGCCAGGCCCAGATCACTTCGGTGGAAATGCTTGACGCGCAAGAGCGCGCCCTCGTATCAATTGAGGGTGGAGAGATGGTTTGCCTACGCATACGGGCCAAGGCGCTTGCCACGATTGAAAATCCAATCTTCGGCTTTTTCTTGCGGAACCGGCTTGGCTTGAATGTATTTGGTGACAACACATATCTTGTTTATCACAGATGCTCTCGGGTGTGCAAGGCTGATAGCGTGCTTGAGGCAAGGTTTGGCTTTGTGATGCCTTTTTTGCCGAGAGGAGACTATTCTGTCTGCGTGGCACTGGCTACTGGCAGCAACGAGAATCACGTTCAGCAACATTGGATCAATGAGGCTTTAATGCTCAAGTCCATGGCAAATGATGTGCATGCCGACGTGTTGGGGATACCGATGCACGAAATATCAATCGAGGTCGCAGGTGAGTGA
- a CDS encoding type II/IV secretion system protein: protein MLPGFFIGNIDLMAVTQSLSLGLWLVQRGILDSFALERATAVLQQSPQEKLGGILIRMGLLSEQTLLDAQSELLDVPLLLESQFSQSLASATQWMHDRGVPHAMARRLQFFAYQTDPDNDLAVVTREPFDSELLEYLQSGPARGMELHFHLTATRNIERALEYVYRPANAVGGSEDLRKLAEDAPVVELVNGLLARATDGRASDIHVEPQENGFIVRYRIDGRLQAVEQYPRDRFDAVVSRIKLVSGLDIAERRLPQDGRFSSRMAGVETDVRVSVIPGVQGESLVLRLLPNTQSTRFDLGNIGIEADHLAMYKGWMAQPDGIVLVTGPTGSGKSTTLYATLVATDTAHERVMTVEDPVEYKIPGVTQFQVHPDIGFTFPAALRSILRHDPDTIMIGEIRDVETARIAVQASLTGHRVFSTLHTNDTVTAFLRLADMGVESFLVGATVRGVVAQRLLRRLCTECCVPLDRELIPLGVAQALERFGVVRDEWTFRRPVGCPHCTNTGYRGRIAVYELLPASEKLREAMSRGTPTIDGLMAVVGADFRDLRGDALLKAVRGVTSLEEVYAMAGPSLATAH, encoded by the coding sequence TTGCTCCCCGGTTTTTTTATTGGCAACATTGATTTGATGGCAGTAACTCAATCCTTATCGCTGGGGTTGTGGCTTGTTCAGCGAGGCATCCTGGATTCCTTCGCCCTCGAGCGCGCAACGGCTGTGCTACAGCAATCTCCCCAGGAGAAGCTGGGTGGCATTTTGATTCGAATGGGATTGCTATCTGAGCAAACTCTGCTGGATGCCCAGAGCGAGTTGCTAGATGTCCCATTGCTACTGGAGTCGCAATTTTCCCAAAGCTTGGCGAGTGCTACTCAATGGATGCACGATCGGGGTGTCCCTCACGCGATGGCGCGTCGCTTGCAATTTTTCGCCTACCAAACAGACCCCGACAATGATCTTGCGGTGGTTACTCGCGAACCCTTCGATTCCGAGCTGCTGGAGTACCTGCAGAGCGGCCCGGCACGTGGAATGGAGCTTCATTTTCATCTGACTGCCACGAGAAATATTGAGCGCGCGCTTGAGTATGTCTACAGACCTGCCAATGCAGTGGGAGGTTCCGAAGACTTGCGCAAACTCGCAGAAGATGCACCCGTGGTCGAACTGGTGAATGGGTTGCTGGCACGAGCCACAGATGGTCGTGCGTCGGACATCCATGTTGAACCTCAAGAAAACGGCTTCATTGTCAGGTACAGAATCGACGGGCGTTTGCAGGCCGTTGAACAATATCCTCGTGACAGGTTTGACGCAGTGGTCAGCAGAATCAAGCTCGTTTCAGGGCTCGATATTGCTGAGCGGAGACTGCCTCAGGATGGACGTTTTTCGAGTCGGATGGCAGGTGTCGAAACCGATGTTCGGGTGTCCGTGATCCCGGGAGTGCAGGGCGAGTCGCTTGTTCTACGCCTTCTTCCTAACACCCAATCAACGCGGTTCGATCTCGGCAATATAGGCATTGAAGCCGACCATCTGGCGATGTACAAAGGCTGGATGGCACAGCCCGATGGCATTGTTTTGGTCACCGGTCCGACAGGGAGTGGTAAAAGTACGACTTTGTACGCCACATTGGTGGCGACAGATACTGCACATGAACGGGTGATGACAGTTGAGGACCCCGTTGAGTACAAAATCCCGGGCGTGACGCAGTTTCAAGTGCACCCTGATATAGGATTCACATTTCCTGCCGCTTTGCGTTCCATACTTCGCCATGACCCCGATACCATTATGATTGGGGAAATACGCGACGTGGAAACCGCAAGAATTGCGGTCCAGGCCTCATTAACGGGCCATAGAGTCTTTTCCACTTTGCACACAAACGATACAGTCACTGCCTTTCTGCGCCTCGCGGATATGGGTGTGGAGTCATTTCTAGTGGGAGCTACCGTTCGCGGAGTTGTTGCACAACGGCTGCTCCGGCGATTGTGTACCGAGTGTTGCGTTCCACTGGACCGCGAACTGATTCCGTTGGGTGTCGCTCAAGCACTGGAGCGTTTTGGTGTTGTCCGCGACGAATGGACATTTCGTCGGCCTGTTGGCTGCCCGCATTGCACCAATACGGGCTATCGCGGGCGGATCGCCGTTTACGAGTTGCTTCCGGCCAGCGAGAAACTGAGGGAAGCGATGAGTCGAGGCACTCCGACCATTGACGGCCTGATGGCTGTAGTTGGCGCAGACTTCAGGGATCTTCGCGGCGATGCCCTGTTGAAAGCCGTGAGAGGAGTCACCAGTCTGGAAGAGGTCTATGCCATGGCGGGACCGAGCCTGGCCACCGCTCATTGA
- a CDS encoding ABC transporter permease — MAITVLRIKEQWFGQLAAHRSLLYLLTRQELKSRYQGSIFGFTWAIVTPLLMLGVYALVFGQIFNARWPLARSASGAEFAATLFAGLMVIGFVSDVLARSPHIIVGQQNFVKKLVFPLHLLPIVVVLASMVHLGIAGALLGMFVRIAIGTVPITIVMFPVVMLPVVMFAMGGAWFLASLGVYFRDSAQVVGVVLTALIYLSPVFFPVSAVPAQWQTLFQLNPLSLPIEQMREISLYGLWPNWFALGRSLAISALVLLAGLWWFNRTSDGFADVL; from the coding sequence ATGGCCATCACGGTGCTTCGTATCAAAGAACAGTGGTTTGGACAGCTGGCGGCACATCGGTCCCTGCTTTACCTGTTGACCCGGCAGGAACTCAAGTCGCGCTATCAAGGCTCCATTTTTGGCTTCACATGGGCGATTGTCACGCCACTCCTCATGCTGGGTGTGTATGCCCTTGTATTCGGGCAGATATTCAATGCACGATGGCCGCTTGCGAGGTCTGCGAGCGGGGCCGAATTTGCCGCAACATTGTTTGCTGGCTTGATGGTGATCGGGTTCGTTTCTGACGTTCTTGCGCGATCGCCGCACATCATTGTGGGGCAGCAGAATTTCGTAAAGAAATTGGTCTTCCCCCTTCATCTTTTGCCCATTGTTGTCGTTCTGGCAAGCATGGTTCATCTGGGGATCGCCGGCGCCTTGCTTGGTATGTTTGTCCGAATTGCAATCGGTACGGTCCCCATCACCATCGTGATGTTTCCCGTTGTCATGCTGCCTGTAGTCATGTTCGCCATGGGCGGGGCGTGGTTTCTTGCATCGCTGGGGGTGTACTTCCGCGACAGCGCTCAGGTCGTGGGGGTTGTGCTTACGGCATTGATTTACCTGTCTCCGGTATTTTTCCCCGTCAGCGCCGTCCCGGCGCAATGGCAAACTCTATTTCAACTTAATCCGCTGAGCTTGCCCATCGAGCAAATGCGAGAAATCAGTCTCTATGGGTTGTGGCCGAACTGGTTTGCGCTAGGGCGATCGCTCGCTATATCCGCACTAGTCCTTTTGGCCGGACTATGGTGGTTCAATAGGACGAGCGATGGATTCGCTGATGTGCTGTAG